One region of Carbonactinospora thermoautotrophica genomic DNA includes:
- a CDS encoding acyl carrier protein produces the protein MSNGPLTFEELASVINSCAGVPVSGEELAGDPLRSFADLNVDSLGLLGIVAELERRYGIPLGTEAEQCASPHELLNFVNAQITSGV, from the coding sequence ATGTCCAACGGCCCGCTGACCTTCGAGGAGCTGGCCTCGGTCATCAACAGCTGTGCTGGGGTCCCCGTCAGCGGTGAGGAGTTGGCCGGCGATCCGTTGAGGTCGTTCGCCGACCTCAACGTCGACTCGCTCGGGCTGCTCGGCATCGTCGCGGAGCTGGAGCGCCGCTACGGCATCCCGCTCGGCACGGAGGCCGAGCAGTGCGCCTCGCCCCATGAGCTTCTGAACTTCGTCAACGCCCAGATCACTTCAGGAGTCTGA
- the accB gene encoding acetyl-CoA carboxylase biotin carboxyl carrier protein, translated as MNETPASPSSVLDAVCHNVVRLVSASQQPLRRLRVQSGDAIVEVEWPESQGRAAEPDPGSADGPPPGVDGQPASELHYIRAPMVGTFYHAPEPGARPFVNVGDVVEPGQPVGIVEVMKLMNTIEADAAGRVVEILVPNAEPVEFEQRLIALAPVTTS; from the coding sequence GTGAACGAGACCCCCGCGTCCCCGTCGTCGGTCCTCGACGCCGTCTGCCACAACGTCGTACGGCTGGTGAGCGCGTCACAGCAGCCCCTGCGGCGGCTCCGGGTGCAGTCCGGCGACGCGATCGTCGAGGTGGAGTGGCCGGAGTCGCAGGGCCGTGCCGCCGAGCCGGATCCCGGTTCCGCCGACGGGCCGCCGCCCGGGGTGGACGGCCAGCCGGCGTCGGAGCTGCACTACATCCGCGCCCCCATGGTCGGCACCTTCTACCACGCTCCGGAACCGGGGGCCAGGCCGTTCGTCAACGTCGGCGACGTGGTCGAGCCCGGCCAGCCCGTGGGGATCGTCGAGGTCATGAAGCTCATGAACACCATCGAGGCCGACGCGGCCGGACGCGTCGTCGAAATCCTGGTCCCAAACGCCGAACCCGTGGAGTTCGAACAGCGCCTTATCGCGCTCGCCCCGGTGACCACGAGCTGA
- a CDS encoding SRPBCC family protein produces MPARTDNEIFIAAPLDLTWAMTNDVANWPNLFSEYASVEILHQEGDTVRFRLTMHPDEDGKVWSWVSERTADPKTRTVKAHRVETGPFEYMNIRWTYQEVDGGTRMRWIQEFAMKPDAPVDDAWMADNINRNSRIQMALIRDKVEARARERDASTHH; encoded by the coding sequence ATGCCGGCACGTACCGACAACGAGATCTTCATCGCGGCGCCGCTCGACCTCACCTGGGCGATGACCAATGACGTCGCGAACTGGCCGAACCTGTTCAGCGAGTACGCGTCAGTGGAGATCCTGCACCAGGAAGGCGACACGGTCCGCTTCCGCCTCACCATGCACCCGGATGAGGACGGCAAGGTCTGGAGCTGGGTTTCCGAACGGACCGCCGACCCGAAGACGCGCACGGTTAAGGCGCACCGCGTCGAGACCGGCCCGTTCGAGTACATGAACATCCGCTGGACCTACCAGGAGGTCGACGGCGGCACGCGGATGCGCTGGATCCAGGAGTTCGCCATGAAACCGGACGCCCCCGTCGACGACGCGTGGATGGCGGACAACATCAACCGCAACTCCCGCATCCAGATGGCGCTGATCCGCGACAAGGTCGAGGCACGGGCACGGGAACGGGACGCGTCCACCCACCACTAG
- a CDS encoding acetyl-CoA carboxylase carboxyltransferase subunit alpha produces MAEILDRPRDPSLPVTSSEWVLCCRCRALTYGKRFVRDLCVCPECGWHARLTAQQRLEQLLDPRSAEQLAPAFDVDTAPPVYDPLGFVDTRPYPERLREARAVTGLDEAVVCARGTIGGHPVIAAVMDFRFLGGSLGCGVGELITQAAETALREEALLLLVTASGGARMQEGALSLMQMAKTSQALAQLDEAGVLVVSLITDPTYGGVAASFATLADVILAEPGARLGFAGPRVIEQTVRQKLPDGFQTAEFLFQRGFLDDVQPRAALRTTLARLLAVARPRLSQAVPRPAADPVIRRPHDLPPREPWEVVQLARHLDRPTTLDYIDYLVDGFHELHGDRVSGDCSALVGGPGWLHGVPVMVIGHQKGHTLQDRASRNFGMANPEGYRKAARLMRLAAKLRLPVITLIDTPGAYPGIAAEEHGQAIAIAENLRLMSQLPVPIIAVITGEGGSGGALALGVADRVLISANAMYSVISPEGCAAILWRCPEAAPQAAAALRLDARELLRLGVVDGVVPEPDGGAHHDPALAAAMLGDALAATLHELLPIDGAHLVRERRRRFRSFGADLRLGLEEVRP; encoded by the coding sequence ATGGCCGAGATCCTTGACCGACCCCGTGATCCATCGCTGCCCGTCACGTCGTCGGAGTGGGTGCTGTGCTGCCGCTGCCGCGCGCTCACCTACGGCAAACGGTTCGTCCGCGACCTGTGCGTGTGCCCCGAATGTGGATGGCACGCGCGCCTCACCGCGCAGCAACGCCTGGAGCAGCTCCTCGACCCGCGCTCGGCGGAGCAGCTCGCCCCGGCTTTCGACGTCGACACGGCGCCGCCGGTGTACGACCCCCTGGGGTTCGTCGACACCCGCCCCTACCCGGAGCGGCTACGTGAGGCACGCGCCGTCACCGGGCTCGATGAGGCGGTGGTCTGCGCCCGGGGAACCATCGGTGGCCATCCGGTCATCGCCGCCGTGATGGACTTCCGGTTCCTCGGCGGCAGCCTCGGCTGCGGCGTCGGGGAGCTCATCACGCAGGCCGCCGAGACGGCCCTGCGCGAGGAGGCGCTCCTGCTGCTGGTGACCGCGTCCGGCGGCGCGCGGATGCAGGAGGGAGCGCTGTCGCTGATGCAGATGGCGAAGACCAGCCAGGCGCTCGCCCAGCTCGACGAGGCGGGCGTCCTGGTGGTGTCCCTCATCACCGATCCCACGTACGGAGGGGTGGCCGCCTCCTTCGCCACCCTCGCCGACGTGATCCTCGCCGAGCCCGGCGCCCGGCTGGGCTTCGCCGGCCCCCGGGTGATCGAGCAGACCGTGCGGCAGAAGCTGCCGGATGGGTTCCAGACCGCCGAGTTCCTGTTCCAGCGCGGCTTCCTCGACGACGTCCAGCCGCGCGCGGCGCTGCGGACCACGCTTGCGCGCCTGCTCGCCGTGGCGCGGCCCCGCCTCTCCCAGGCGGTCCCCCGTCCCGCCGCGGACCCCGTCATCCGCCGGCCGCACGACCTGCCGCCCCGGGAACCCTGGGAGGTCGTCCAGCTGGCCCGGCACCTCGACCGGCCCACGACCCTCGACTACATCGACTACCTGGTGGACGGCTTCCACGAGCTGCACGGCGACCGCGTCTCCGGTGACTGCTCCGCCCTCGTCGGCGGTCCGGGCTGGCTCCACGGCGTGCCGGTGATGGTGATCGGCCACCAGAAGGGACACACCCTGCAGGACCGGGCCAGCCGCAACTTCGGCATGGCGAATCCCGAGGGCTACCGCAAGGCGGCCCGGCTCATGCGCCTGGCCGCCAAGCTCAGGCTGCCCGTGATCACCCTGATCGACACCCCGGGCGCGTACCCGGGCATCGCGGCCGAGGAGCACGGGCAGGCGATCGCCATCGCCGAGAACCTGCGCCTGATGTCCCAACTCCCGGTCCCGATCATCGCCGTGATCACCGGTGAGGGCGGCAGCGGGGGCGCGCTCGCCCTCGGCGTCGCCGACCGCGTGCTGATCAGCGCGAACGCCATGTACTCGGTGATCAGCCCGGAAGGTTGCGCCGCCATCCTGTGGCGATGTCCGGAGGCGGCTCCGCAGGCGGCCGCGGCGCTGCGGCTGGACGCTCGGGAGCTGCTGCGCCTCGGCGTCGTCGACGGTGTGGTGCCGGAGCCAGACGGGGGCGCCCACCACGACCCGGCGCTCGCGGCCGCCATGCTCGGGGACGCCCTTGCCGCCACCCTGCACGAGCTGCTCCCGATCGACGGGGCACACCTGGTCCGGGAGCGCAGGCGCCGGTTCCGGAGCTTCGGCGCCGACCTTCGCCTAGGCCTTGAGGAGGTGAGGCCGTGA
- a CDS encoding TcmI family type II polyketide cyclase produces MHRTLIVARMRPGSAEPIADIFAKSDAGELPRLIGVRGRSLFQFGELYLHLIEADRPVGPAVAELRDHPEFRGISERLSRYVSAYDPQTWREPRDAMAREFYRWDRGGSG; encoded by the coding sequence ATGCACCGTACCTTGATCGTCGCCCGGATGCGGCCGGGCTCGGCGGAACCGATCGCCGACATCTTCGCCAAGTCCGACGCGGGCGAGCTGCCGCGGCTGATCGGCGTACGCGGCCGCAGCCTGTTCCAGTTCGGTGAGCTGTACCTGCATCTCATCGAGGCGGATCGCCCCGTGGGACCGGCGGTGGCCGAACTGCGCGACCATCCCGAGTTCCGCGGCATCAGCGAGCGGTTGTCCCGGTACGTCTCCGCGTACGACCCGCAGACCTGGCGCGAGCCACGGGACGCGATGGCACGCGAGTTCTACCGCTGGGACCGGGGCGGCTCGGGCTGA
- the accC gene encoding acetyl-CoA carboxylase biotin carboxylase subunit — MFNTVLIANRGEIALRVARTCRELGVRTVVVHSTADRESAAVRFADEAVQIGPPAASRSYLNVPAIIEAAVRTGAEAIHPGYGFLAEDPDFAEICEKHGITFVGPPPEVMANLGDKAVARALMAKAGLPVLPGSHGTLSSCAEAREVAKEIGYPVIIKAAAGGGGRGMAVVWEPQDFRRLYNQTCAHARAVFGDDRVYVERFVEAARHVEVQVLCDRHGAAVHLGERDCSVQRRHQKLLEETPAPGLPPELTAQICDAAVRGALAVGFVGAGTFEFLVDEHNNFYFIEVNCRIQVEHPVTEMVTGIDLVREQLRIAANAPLGYGQEQVVTRGAAVECRVNAEDPERDFAPTPGVLSRFWPPGGPFTRVDTQAYPGWRIPPQYDSLLAKVVVWAPDRDQALDRMDRALGEFEIAGVYTTLGFLRDVLAQPLFRDAKHTTSLAEQMLSERFPDTR, encoded by the coding sequence ATGTTCAACACCGTGCTCATCGCCAACCGCGGTGAGATCGCGTTGCGCGTCGCCCGCACGTGCCGGGAACTCGGAGTCCGCACCGTAGTCGTCCACTCCACGGCGGACCGGGAATCCGCTGCCGTGCGCTTCGCGGACGAGGCGGTGCAGATCGGTCCTCCGGCCGCCAGCCGGAGCTATCTCAACGTACCCGCCATCATCGAAGCCGCCGTGCGGACCGGCGCCGAGGCCATCCATCCGGGGTACGGCTTCCTCGCCGAAGACCCGGACTTCGCCGAGATCTGTGAGAAGCACGGGATCACCTTCGTCGGCCCGCCGCCGGAGGTCATGGCGAACCTCGGCGACAAAGCCGTCGCGCGGGCCCTCATGGCGAAGGCAGGGCTTCCCGTCCTGCCCGGGAGCCATGGGACGCTGTCCAGTTGCGCGGAGGCCAGGGAGGTCGCGAAGGAGATCGGCTATCCCGTCATCATCAAGGCGGCCGCGGGCGGCGGCGGCCGGGGGATGGCCGTGGTGTGGGAGCCGCAGGACTTCCGTCGCCTGTACAACCAGACCTGCGCCCACGCCCGGGCCGTGTTCGGCGACGACCGGGTGTACGTGGAGCGGTTCGTGGAGGCGGCCCGGCACGTCGAGGTCCAGGTGTTGTGCGACCGCCACGGAGCAGCCGTCCACCTGGGCGAGCGGGACTGCTCGGTGCAGCGGCGCCATCAGAAGCTTCTGGAGGAGACGCCCGCCCCTGGCCTGCCGCCCGAGCTGACCGCCCAGATCTGCGACGCCGCCGTGCGCGGGGCGCTGGCTGTCGGCTTCGTCGGGGCGGGGACGTTCGAGTTCCTCGTCGACGAGCACAACAACTTCTACTTCATCGAGGTCAACTGCCGGATCCAGGTCGAGCACCCGGTCACGGAAATGGTCACCGGCATCGACCTGGTCCGGGAACAGCTCCGGATCGCCGCGAACGCCCCGCTCGGGTACGGGCAGGAGCAGGTCGTGACGCGCGGGGCGGCCGTCGAGTGCCGGGTCAACGCCGAGGACCCGGAGCGTGACTTCGCGCCCACCCCCGGAGTCCTCAGCCGGTTCTGGCCGCCCGGCGGTCCGTTCACCCGGGTCGACACCCAGGCGTACCCCGGATGGCGGATCCCGCCGCAGTACGACTCCCTGCTGGCGAAGGTCGTCGTGTGGGCACCCGACCGGGATCAGGCCCTTGACCGGATGGACCGGGCCCTCGGCGAGTTCGAGATCGCCGGGGTGTACACCACGCTCGGCTTCCTGCGGGACGTGCTCGCGCAGCCCCTGTTCCGCGACGCCAAGCACACCACGTCCCTCGCCGAGCAGATGCTTTCCGAACGTTTCCCGGACACCCGCTGA